Proteins from a genomic interval of Paenibacillus sp. FSL H8-0048:
- a CDS encoding SMI1/KNR4 family protein, with the protein MEVKDETIIYPLPDDVLLTEKENKWRIKLPDQYKEFIKKFNGASPVKNSFKCDNHSYAIDRFLCILKVTGEREDEFYDIGVVRTQLDERIGVDENLVGTELLPIAVLFAGDFVCLDYRNTGKTEPSVCVWNHEESSELDPVTYSTSNSFDEFLNMLTE; encoded by the coding sequence ATGGAAGTTAAGGATGAAACTATAATATATCCATTGCCAGATGATGTTCTGCTGACTGAAAAAGAAAATAAGTGGAGAATTAAATTGCCAGATCAATATAAAGAATTTATTAAAAAATTTAATGGTGCTTCTCCTGTGAAAAATAGTTTTAAGTGTGACAACCATAGTTATGCTATTGATAGGTTTTTATGTATCTTGAAGGTAACTGGGGAGAGGGAAGATGAATTTTACGATATAGGAGTAGTTAGAACCCAGTTAGATGAGAGAATTGGTGTAGACGAAAACTTAGTAGGTACTGAGTTATTACCAATTGCTGTTCTATTTGCAGGTGATTTTGTGTGTTTAGACTATAGAAATACTGGTAAAACAGAGCCATCTGTTTGCGTTTGGAATCATGAAGAATCTTCAGAATTAGACCCTGTAACATATTCTACAAGTAACAGCTTTGATGAGTTTTTAAATATGTTAACCGAATGA
- a CDS encoding DUF3969 family protein, which yields MNLNIELNQSEEIQKFLCILNLGMLDSLMEGVLTFEEAHTYLYRPYIAQLLKQNSANQSIIELFEECCMLEDISDIAPEKLTETFQQKKKETLYVLKSLSTTENSMYWINKFDE from the coding sequence ATGAATTTGAATATTGAATTGAACCAATCGGAAGAAATTCAAAAGTTTTTATGTATATTAAATCTTGGTATGCTTGATTCCCTTATGGAGGGAGTATTGACATTTGAAGAAGCGCACACTTATCTCTATCGCCCTTACATAGCACAACTTTTAAAACAAAATAGTGCCAACCAGAGCATAATTGAATTGTTTGAAGAATGTTGTATGTTGGAAGATATAAGCGATATCGCTCCCGAAAAGCTAACGGAAACTTTTCAACAGAAAAAGAAAGAGACACTATATGTACTTAAATCCTTGTCTACTACAGAAAATTCGATGTACTGGATCAACAAGTTTGACGAATGA
- a CDS encoding immunity 22 family protein, whose product MEQEGFVSLWVGNVKSFEELDRLLMVSYSDEGDFIPSIFANHFEIRRYDDAVREAEYYEEASNNLNLLLEGFSYDDQIAPKFNTLVQEELSNDINAVILLYNFKYTGQIAEATFSSNYLKYLGTVEYQ is encoded by the coding sequence ATGGAACAAGAAGGATTCGTGTCTTTGTGGGTTGGCAATGTTAAATCTTTCGAGGAATTGGACAGATTACTTATGGTCTCTTATTCCGATGAAGGAGATTTTATCCCATCCATATTTGCTAATCACTTTGAGATTCGCAGATATGATGATGCAGTAAGAGAAGCAGAATATTATGAAGAAGCAAGTAATAACCTAAATCTATTACTTGAAGGATTCTCTTATGATGATCAAATTGCCCCGAAATTTAATACACTAGTTCAGGAAGAGTTATCAAACGATATTAATGCAGTTATTTTACTTTATAACTTTAAGTATACTGGGCAGATTGCTGAAGCTACATTTTCATCCAATTACCTGAAATACTTAGGCACGGTGGAATACCAATAA